The following DNA comes from Bombus terrestris chromosome 2, iyBomTerr1.2, whole genome shotgun sequence.
aaaattcaaaattcaaacatcgTAGATCAACTATGGATACGCAAGTATCGTGGAAGAAGGATTCGATTACATTGGAAAGGGGTGTCCGACGATCCTTTCGCAAATTGGATCCAGAAGCTCGCGTGATAGTAGACGCCTTTGGAACGCTTTATCTGATAGGTACTTCAAGTAGAGATAAATTACACATCGTACTTTATGGTGTTTCGCATTTTTCTATCTACATACTATCAGATGTTTCCACTCACGAAGAAGGTAACTACACGTGCTACATCGATAACGTTAACATGATGCAAGTAAAAGTCATTGTTATACCTAAGGCAAGATTAGTAACCCAaggtaaaattaaaactaaattGTTCAGTCAGTTATAATACTTATGTAAAACATTGGACGTTTAATTACAACATCtactttttatagaatttctacGTCATTTGGGATATCTAGGCTTCATATTTCTACTTTGCTCGTTTTGTTACTGTAGTGGTCTGGTTTATACATATAGACGAAGAGATAAATTCGACACAGCTGTTCCaaagaaaaatacgattaaaaaagaaaaagaagaagaagaagaagaaacaccaTTTATATATTAAGGTTCATGATTCGCGAAATGACTGATAACAGATAGTTGATAAGAATTGTGCAAACTGTTTACCGACCGAGTTATTATTCTTCGAACGATTTCTCTTATGGGAGCTTCTTAACAGACGATGACCTTACAGGTAACCAAGTGAAAGGAGGCAGTGGAAGGGACAACTGCATGGGATACGTGTCCGTTTCTCGTAGTCACAGTTTAGTTTCAAAATGGCTGAGTTTGGTTGTTCTTGTTTCCTTATGTCAGTTCACGAGTGAGAAATTCAATTAAAGTAAACGTATTCGCAAACAAATTCGCGATAGGATGAAGTTAAGGACAGAGGTTTTCGTACTGTCCGCGGTTCTTTGCCTGGTTCTGTTTCAAGGCGCAACCGGTGAGTTTCATGCACAACATAGATCGCAtctatacgtacatacatagtGGACAATGTCATACTTTCACCGCATACCGAAATAGCTCATCTTTTCCTTGAAGTGtggtgtttcttctttttccttaatTTAAAACGTATCTATTCATGATTCTCTAAAACGATTCCAAAGAAACGATCTCGTTAGCGTTTGCGGATTGTGTACAAAAGTAAAAGTGTTATTTATAAGTGCTCCATTTTAGGACTTCTGCGAAGATGTGTGAATTGTAGATCAAGAGGAGATCTAGGATCTTGTAAGGATCCTTTCACTATGAACTCGACGGCGATTGAAATGGAAAAAGGTGTCGACACTGTTCCTTGCGCATCTGGTTGGTGCGGCAAAATAATTGAACGACACGGTTTAAATAACGGTAAACATTCGATGGATACACATTTAGATATACATATTGAACATTGTTTTATAAGGAATATTGTATCGTATAGAATATGGTACCGCCACGCAAAGGCTTTGTTTCCAACGTGGACCTGACGACGGTGAGGAACGA
Coding sequences within:
- the LOC125387176 gene encoding uncharacterized protein LOC125387176 is translated as MKLRTEVFVLSAVLCLVLFQGATGLLRRCVNCRSRGDLGSCKDPFTMNSTAIEMEKGVDTVPCASGWCGKIIERHGLNNEYGTATQRLCFQRGPDDGEERCAFTVWNYKKVYMCLCFGDLCNGTTKSSISNGLILTTLSVLLRWFI